From the genome of Hemiscyllium ocellatum isolate sHemOce1 chromosome 27 unlocalized genomic scaffold, sHemOce1.pat.X.cur. SUPER_27_unloc_19, whole genome shotgun sequence, one region includes:
- the LOC132807604 gene encoding zinc finger protein 774-like, with translation MVERSSTCVCVRLKLRPWRNPRNPAPWRNHGSVATVGKACFPSALETHWRSHTGERPFPCPDCGKGFSDSSNFRIHQLIHMGERPLSCPECGKAFTQATSLLTYQRDQVALQGD, from the coding sequence atggTGGAGAGAAGCTCCACATGCGTTTGTGTGCGGCTGAAGCTTCGGCcgtggagaaacccgaggaatcccgccccgtggagaaaccatggaagtgtggcgactgtgggaaaggcttgtttcccgtctgccctggagactcattggcgcagtcacactggggagaggccgttcccctgccctgactgcgggaagggcttcagcgattcctccaacTTTCGGATCCACCAGTtgatccacatgggggagaggcccttaagttgccccgagtgcgggaaggcctttacccaggccaCCTCCTTGCTGACCTACCAGCGGGATCAGGTGgcattgcagggggattga
- the LOC132807603 gene encoding gastrula zinc finger protein XlCGF49.1-like → MEKPWKCGDCGKGFRYPSMLEIHRRVHTGERPFTCSVCGKGFTQLPHLLTHQRLHTGERPFACSECGKDFSESSSLLMHWRVHTRERPFTCSVCGKGFSHSSTLLKHRQVHTGERPFTCTVCGKGFTRSSHLLTHQRVHTGERPFSCSVCGKSFSHSSSLHNHQRVHTGERPFTCSICGKGFPYSSTLLRHQQVHTAERPSPAPSAARASLTHPPCCGTSWCTPARTPSPAPSVARASPTHPASRSTSGSTRGNILLIDQKCA, encoded by the coding sequence atggagaaaccgtggaagtgtggggattgcgggaaaggattcCGCTACCCCTCCAtgctggagatccaccgccgtgtccacaccggggagcggcccttcacctgctccgtctgcggcaagggcttcacccagttgccccacctgctgacccaccagcggctccacaccggggagaggccgtttgcttgctccgagtgcgggaaggactTCAGCGAATCGTCCAGCCTGCTCATGCACTggcgggtccacaccagggagcggcccttcacctgctcggtgtgcggcaagggcttctctcACTCGTCCACCCTGCTCAAGCACcggcaggtccacaccggggagcggcccttcacctgcaccgtctgcggcaagggcttcacccgctcgtcgcacctgctgacccaccagcgggtccacaccggggagaggccattcagctgctccGTCTGTGGCAAGAGCTTCTCTCACTCGTCCAGCCTGCACaatcaccagcgggtccacaccggggagcggcccttcacctgctccatatgcggcaagggcttcccttactcgtccaccctgctgcggcaccagcaggtccacaccgcgGAGcgtccttcacctgctccgtctgcggcaagggcttctctcactcatccaccctgctgcggcaccagctgGTGCACACCGGCGAGGAcgccttcacctgctccgtctgtggCAAGGGCTTCCCCCACTCATCCGGCCTCCAGatccaccagtgggtccacacgggggaacatccttctgatagaccAGAAGTGCgcataa
- the LOC132807601 gene encoding zinc finger protein 239-like produces the protein MEKPWKCGDCGKGFHYPSMLEIHHRVHTGERPFTCSVCGKGFTQSPHLLTHPRVHTGERPFACSECGKDFSESSSLLKHQRVHTGERPFTCSVCGKGFPHSSTLLKHRQVHTGERPFTCTVCGKGFPHSSSLLKHQQVHTGERPFTCTVCGKGFTRSSHLLTHQRVHTGERPFSCSVCGKSFSHSSSLLRHQQVRTAERSFTCSVCGKSFSHSSSLLRHQQVHTAERPLPAPSVARASLTHPPCCGTSRCIPARAPSPAPSVARASPTRPASRSTSGSTRGNILPIDQKCT, from the coding sequence atggagaaaccgtggaagtgtggggattgcgggaaaggattcCACTATCCCTCCATGCTGGAGATCCACCaccgtgtccacaccggggagcggcccttcacctgctccgtctgcggcaagggcttcacccagtcgccccacctgctgacccacccgcgggtccacaccggggagcggccgttcgcttgctccgagtgcgggaaggactTCAGCGAATCGTCCAGCCTGCTcaagcaccagcgggtccacaccggggagcggcccttcacctgctcggtgtgcggcaagggcttccctcACTCGTCCACCCTGCTCAAGCACcggcaggtccacaccggggagcggcccttcacctgcaccgtctgcggcaagggcttccctcACTCGTCCAGCCTGCTcaagcaccagcaggtccacaccggggagcggcccttcacctgcaccgtctgcggcaagggcttcacccgctcatcgcacctgctgacccaccagcgggtccacaccggggagaggccgttcagctgctccgtcTGTGGCAAGAGCTTCTCTCACTCGTCcagcctgctgcggcaccagcaggtccGCACCGCGGAGCggtccttcacctgctccgtctgtggCAAGAGCTTCTCTCACTCGTCcagcctgctgcggcaccagcaggtccacaccgcgGAGCGTCCTTTACCTGCTCCGTCTGTGGCAAGAGCTTCTCTCACTCAtccaccctgctgcggcaccagcaggtGCATACCGGCGAGGGcgccttcacctgctccgtctgtggCAAGGGCTTCCCCCACTCGTCCGGCCTCCAgatccaccagcgggtccacacgggggaacatccttccgatagaccagaagtgcacataa